Proteins encoded in a region of the Orenia metallireducens genome:
- a CDS encoding glycerophosphodiester phosphodiesterase translates to MLKVGHRGASGIAPENTKAAFLKSIKLGLDMVELDIQLTKDNNLIVFHDYDLKRIAGLDEKISNMTLIELKEIDIGSWFSDEFSDERILTLKEVINLLKDKMKINIEIKINQQKSEIIMAKLLDILKEEEYEEGVIISSFDHRILKLIKRKNYSLRTAVLIGALPVNPIRLIQEAEADGIHPHYLTVNRALVEEVKDYGYFINTWTVNSKEEVDRLVKLGVDGIMSDYPELF, encoded by the coding sequence ATGTTAAAAGTAGGTCACCGTGGAGCTTCGGGTATAGCCCCAGAGAATACTAAAGCTGCTTTTCTTAAATCAATAAAGTTGGGATTAGATATGGTAGAATTAGATATTCAACTAACTAAAGATAATAATTTAATCGTATTTCATGATTATGATTTAAAGAGAATTGCAGGCTTAGATGAGAAGATAAGTAATATGACCTTGATTGAATTAAAAGAAATTGATATTGGTAGCTGGTTTAGTGATGAGTTTAGTGATGAGAGGATACTTACTTTGAAAGAGGTAATTAATCTACTTAAAGATAAAATGAAAATAAATATTGAGATTAAGATTAATCAACAAAAGAGTGAGATTATTATGGCAAAGTTACTTGATATATTGAAGGAGGAAGAGTATGAAGAAGGGGTTATCATCTCTTCCTTTGACCATAGAATACTAAAATTAATTAAGAGGAAGAACTATTCTTTAAGGACAGCAGTTTTAATTGGCGCTCTACCAGTAAATCCAATTAGACTAATTCAAGAGGCTGAAGCTGATGGGATTCATCCTCATTATTTGACAGTAAATAGAGCGTTGGTAGAAGAAGTGAAGGATTATGGGTATTTTATCAATACATGGACTGTTAATAGTAAAGAAGAAGTTGATAGGTTAGTAAAGTTAGGTGTTGATGGTATTATGAGTGATTATCCAGAATTATTTTAA
- a CDS encoding carbohydrate ABC transporter permease, with protein sequence MDKNKKVTLNIIGILTGLLFLSPFYIMLVNSFKTKKELFMDALALPSTLKFDNYIGAWERLDFLKVFFNSMLITVGSIVLIIIFSAMAAWMLQRTKSKLSNLIFFMFIGSMLIPFQAVMLPLIRVMGKLNFLNMPGLMFIYLGFGSSLSIFLYHGFVKGIPTALDEAATIDGCNSWQTFWYIIFPILKPITMTVAILNAVWIWNDFLLPSLVINRPETHTIQLRIFFFFGEYTKQWHLALAGLVLAIIPVIIFYFFAQKHIIKSVTAGSVK encoded by the coding sequence ATGGATAAAAATAAAAAGGTTACCTTAAATATAATAGGTATTTTAACAGGACTTTTATTCCTATCTCCTTTCTATATAATGCTAGTTAATTCCTTTAAGACTAAAAAAGAATTGTTTATGGATGCTTTGGCATTGCCATCTACTCTAAAGTTTGATAATTATATAGGGGCTTGGGAGAGATTAGATTTTTTAAAGGTATTTTTTAATTCAATGTTAATAACAGTTGGTAGTATAGTTTTAATAATCATTTTTTCTGCTATGGCTGCATGGATGTTACAGAGAACTAAATCTAAGCTAAGTAACCTTATATTTTTTATGTTCATTGGCTCAATGTTAATACCTTTTCAAGCAGTAATGCTTCCTTTAATTAGAGTTATGGGTAAATTAAACTTCTTAAATATGCCAGGTTTAATGTTTATTTATTTAGGTTTTGGCTCTAGTTTATCAATTTTTCTCTATCATGGCTTTGTTAAAGGGATACCAACTGCTTTAGATGAAGCAGCTACTATTGATGGGTGTAATAGCTGGCAGACTTTCTGGTATATAATCTTTCCTATATTAAAACCAATAACAATGACGGTAGCTATATTAAATGCTGTTTGGATTTGGAATGATTTCCTATTACCATCACTTGTTATTAATAGACCAGAAACTCATACTATTCAACTTAGAATTTTCTTTTTCTTTGGAGAGTATACTAAGCAATGGCATTTAGCTCTTGCAGGACTTGTTCTTGCTATCATACCGGTTATAATTTTCTACTTCTTTGCTCAAAAACATATTATTAAGAGTGTTACTGCAGGTAGTGTGAAGTAG
- the rpoN gene encoding RNA polymerase factor sigma-54, translated as MKITVKGAKVKMITQLSHYLDLKQEQQLVMIPKLQQAIELLQLSTLELKDYLQKEIMENPLLSLEGSYSNQSNSYLPSEQKEGINYENFVSEELTLEEEIIGQLALVVNDDLEKEIGEYIIANLDESGFFNDFQNVIDNFNVSRAKIEGVLDKIQGLEPVGVATSGVREFLYIQLEELKGIIQDRNIILAQQIVSKYLDELSANKLRDISKSLNLEINYVQKLVDLIRNLKTTPRESFVNNCENDYLEPDITIKKVSDRFEIIMNKESFPVLRINKYYQKLLEKKNDVEYQAYVEKKLNSALWLIKSIEQRRQTIYSIVKDIIDFQLEFLNHGIKYLRPMTMQEVADRVEVHESTVSRATKNKYIQTPYGLFPLKFFFSKGLQAEGGRVSVVAVKEEIKEIVRGENKNKPLSDQKIKERLGEEGISISRRTIAKYRAELKIPSSKMRKRYD; from the coding sequence TTGAAAATAACTGTAAAGGGGGCTAAAGTAAAAATGATTACACAATTAAGTCATTATCTTGATTTAAAGCAGGAACAACAATTAGTAATGATCCCAAAATTACAGCAGGCAATTGAACTCTTACAGTTATCAACCTTGGAGCTAAAGGATTACTTACAGAAAGAGATTATGGAGAATCCTCTATTGAGCCTTGAAGGAAGCTATAGTAATCAGTCTAATAGTTATTTGCCTTCAGAGCAGAAGGAAGGGATAAATTATGAGAATTTTGTCAGTGAAGAGTTAACTTTAGAAGAAGAGATAATTGGACAGTTAGCTTTAGTTGTTAATGATGATTTAGAGAAAGAGATCGGTGAATATATAATTGCCAACCTTGATGAATCGGGCTTCTTTAATGATTTTCAAAATGTTATAGATAACTTTAATGTCAGTAGAGCTAAGATTGAAGGGGTACTAGATAAGATTCAAGGTCTAGAACCGGTTGGAGTAGCTACATCAGGAGTAAGAGAGTTCTTATATATTCAATTAGAGGAATTGAAGGGTATAATTCAAGATAGAAATATTATCTTAGCTCAGCAGATTGTCAGTAAATATCTAGATGAGTTAAGTGCTAATAAATTAAGAGATATTTCTAAAAGTTTAAATTTAGAGATTAACTATGTCCAGAAATTAGTTGATTTAATTAGAAATTTAAAGACTACTCCTCGCGAAAGTTTTGTTAATAATTGTGAAAATGATTATTTAGAACCTGATATTACTATTAAAAAGGTTAGTGATAGATTTGAAATTATTATGAATAAAGAGAGCTTTCCAGTCTTAAGGATTAATAAATATTATCAGAAGTTATTAGAAAAAAAGAATGATGTTGAATATCAAGCATATGTGGAGAAGAAATTAAATTCAGCATTATGGTTAATTAAAAGTATTGAGCAACGAAGGCAGACTATTTATAGTATAGTCAAAGATATTATCGATTTTCAATTGGAATTTTTAAACCATGGAATTAAATATTTAAGACCAATGACCATGCAAGAAGTTGCTGATAGAGTTGAAGTCCATGAATCGACTGTGAGTAGAGCAACAAAGAATAAATACATTCAAACTCCTTATGGTCTATTCCCTTTAAAGTTCTTCTTTAGCAAAGGTCTTCAGGCTGAAGGAGGAAGGGTTTCAGTAGTAGCTGTAAAGGAAGAGATTAAGGAGATAGTCAGAGGTGAGAATAAGAATAAACCTTTGAGTGATCAAAAGATTAAGGAGAGATTAGGAGAAGAAGGAATATCTATCTCCAGAAGAACGATAGCAAAGTATAGGGCTGAACTTAAGATCCCTTCCTCAAAGATGAGAAAACGTTATGACTAA
- a CDS encoding 5'-nucleotidase C-terminal domain-containing protein: MYKKNLISKALILVIVLTLFAIGVSAMSSRPLEDKSKTITILQTSDIHGHIYPWAYKTDEEDDDVGLAKVYTIVKDIREENSNTLLVDSGDTIQGTTLADIFKDRGDVIHPMMNVMNLMNYDAWVLGNHEFNFGLGTLQNVIADANFPVLSANIHYKNEDRLFVKPYTIKEVDGIKVAILGLTTPNIPRWDGDKVTALEFEDMSETAKKYIPEMKKKGADIIIALAHAGLEGEGHKTGGDKVRKIAEENPEITAIFAGHNHEIVNQTVNGVLVVAPEDKGHQISRVDLTITKKSGKWVVINKKGTYLETKAVKAAPEVLELAKDYHQETIDYVTTPIGTATGDFTPEDEVKGIPSAQIQDTPLVDFINQIQLEATGADISSAALFDSNATIQAGPVSIKDATLIYKYPNTLYTVEITGKELKDYMELTAAYFNTYQDGDLTISFNPEIRGYNYDMFAGVEYKVDISKPAGERIVDLTFKSKTVTDEQTFTLALNNYRYGGLKASGIIHNEANFKSEKTIQQYIIDYIKEAKRINPTVDNNWKIIGADLSHPQRNKVIELINAGIINIPAKNRSWNAKSININDPQVQAALNNYKKIDILSTNDFHGNVRGGYEAGAANFAAVIDYYKKQNPEGTILVSGGDSYQGTPVSTLNHGAPVIELFNYLGYTASTIGNHEFDWGQDILAEITHKADYKFVAANLYNKNTDQVVDYAKPYIITEVNGVKVGIIGISTPDTLTSVMPTNIENLEFRDPAIVINKVAPKLRAAGADLIIVLSHMPGNTDWTTGEVSGELIEVAKEVDGIDGMIGGHSHDTVTATVNGIPIVEAYKHGRKIGHLSYFVNTETDEVVTIEPTTHAVRKTKLNISLDKKAQAIVDKYQKVIEPIMNEVLTTSKVSLKREYNDISNMGVLVTDAIKEYTQADVVFQNAGGLRIDIPAGKVKVEQIYSLLPFGNTVVTTEMTGQQIIDILEQSFTLDKGMMQLSGLKVIYDPNKAKYNRLISVQLADGTPLQLDKKYKVATNNFLAVGGDKFNTFKEVEFTNSYKEIKEIVIEYLRAQDTINPKVDNRVIKKNELVIEPAA; the protein is encoded by the coding sequence ATGTACAAGAAAAATTTGATTTCAAAAGCTTTAATACTAGTAATAGTTTTAACTCTATTTGCTATTGGAGTTAGTGCTATGTCATCAAGACCACTTGAAGATAAGAGTAAGACCATTACTATCCTTCAAACCAGTGATATCCATGGTCATATCTATCCATGGGCATACAAGACTGATGAAGAGGATGATGATGTAGGGTTAGCCAAGGTCTATACTATTGTTAAAGATATAAGAGAAGAGAACAGTAATACTCTTCTTGTTGATTCTGGAGATACAATTCAAGGAACTACCTTAGCAGATATCTTCAAGGATAGAGGTGATGTAATACATCCAATGATGAATGTAATGAACCTAATGAACTATGATGCTTGGGTACTAGGAAATCATGAGTTCAACTTTGGATTGGGTACTCTACAGAATGTTATTGCTGATGCTAATTTTCCTGTGCTATCAGCTAATATCCATTACAAGAATGAAGATAGATTATTTGTAAAACCTTATACAATCAAAGAGGTAGATGGAATTAAGGTCGCTATCTTAGGATTGACTACCCCTAATATTCCTCGCTGGGATGGGGATAAAGTAACTGCTCTTGAATTTGAAGATATGTCTGAGACGGCAAAAAAATATATTCCTGAAATGAAGAAAAAAGGAGCAGATATAATTATAGCCCTTGCCCACGCAGGCTTAGAGGGAGAAGGGCATAAGACTGGTGGAGACAAGGTCAGAAAAATAGCTGAAGAGAATCCAGAAATCACTGCTATCTTTGCTGGACATAATCACGAGATCGTAAATCAAACTGTCAATGGAGTATTGGTAGTTGCTCCCGAAGACAAAGGTCATCAAATTTCAAGGGTCGATCTAACAATTACTAAAAAAAGTGGAAAATGGGTAGTTATTAATAAAAAAGGAACTTACCTAGAAACCAAAGCTGTTAAGGCAGCCCCTGAAGTATTGGAATTAGCCAAAGATTATCATCAAGAGACTATTGATTATGTGACAACTCCTATTGGAACAGCTACTGGAGACTTTACTCCAGAAGATGAAGTTAAGGGAATTCCATCAGCTCAAATTCAAGATACTCCATTAGTTGACTTCATCAATCAGATACAATTAGAAGCTACAGGTGCTGATATCTCTTCAGCAGCATTATTTGATAGTAATGCTACTATTCAAGCAGGTCCTGTATCTATTAAAGATGCTACTTTGATTTATAAATATCCTAACACTCTCTATACTGTAGAAATTACAGGTAAAGAGTTAAAGGATTATATGGAGTTAACTGCTGCTTATTTTAATACTTATCAGGATGGTGATTTAACAATCAGCTTCAACCCAGAGATTCGTGGCTATAACTACGATATGTTTGCTGGGGTTGAGTATAAGGTTGATATCTCCAAGCCTGCTGGAGAAAGAATTGTTGACTTAACCTTTAAAAGTAAGACAGTTACTGATGAACAGACTTTTACTCTAGCATTAAATAACTACCGTTATGGTGGCTTGAAGGCATCAGGAATTATCCACAATGAAGCAAATTTCAAATCAGAAAAGACAATTCAACAATATATCATTGATTATATCAAAGAAGCTAAAAGAATCAATCCAACTGTAGATAATAACTGGAAGATTATCGGTGCTGATTTAAGCCATCCACAACGAAATAAGGTTATTGAGCTTATCAATGCAGGTATTATAAATATCCCTGCTAAAAATCGCTCTTGGAATGCTAAGAGTATCAATATCAATGACCCACAGGTTCAAGCTGCTCTAAATAATTATAAAAAGATAGATATCCTCTCTACTAATGACTTCCATGGTAATGTACGAGGTGGATATGAAGCTGGTGCTGCTAATTTTGCAGCAGTAATAGATTATTATAAAAAACAAAATCCTGAAGGCACTATCCTAGTAAGTGGTGGTGATAGCTACCAAGGTACTCCAGTCTCTACATTAAATCATGGAGCACCAGTTATTGAATTATTTAACTACCTTGGATATACAGCTAGTACTATCGGTAACCATGAATTTGACTGGGGACAAGACATATTGGCAGAAATCACTCACAAAGCAGATTATAAATTTGTAGCTGCTAATTTATATAACAAGAATACTGATCAAGTAGTTGATTATGCAAAGCCATATATTATCACTGAAGTCAATGGCGTTAAAGTAGGGATTATCGGAATTTCAACTCCTGATACTTTAACTTCTGTTATGCCAACTAATATTGAAAATCTAGAATTTAGAGATCCTGCTATAGTAATTAATAAAGTTGCTCCAAAGCTAAGAGCGGCAGGAGCAGACTTAATTATCGTATTAAGCCATATGCCAGGTAATACAGACTGGACTACTGGTGAAGTTAGTGGTGAATTGATTGAGGTGGCTAAAGAAGTTGATGGCATAGATGGGATGATTGGTGGTCATAGCCATGATACAGTAACAGCTACAGTCAACGGTATTCCTATAGTAGAAGCCTACAAGCATGGACGTAAAATTGGACATTTAAGCTACTTTGTAAATACAGAGACTGATGAGGTTGTAACTATTGAACCCACTACCCATGCTGTTAGAAAGACTAAGCTTAATATCAGTTTAGATAAGAAGGCTCAAGCTATTGTTGACAAGTACCAAAAAGTAATTGAACCAATTATGAATGAAGTCCTCACTACTTCCAAGGTATCCTTAAAACGTGAATATAATGATATTTCTAATATGGGTGTATTGGTTACAGATGCTATTAAAGAGTATACTCAAGCAGATGTTGTATTCCAAAATGCTGGTGGATTAAGAATTGATATTCCAGCTGGTAAGGTTAAAGTAGAACAAATTTACTCTCTATTACCCTTTGGCAATACTGTTGTAACAACAGAGATGACTGGTCAACAGATTATCGACATCTTAGAACAGAGCTTTACTCTTGATAAAGGGATGATGCAATTATCAGGATTGAAGGTAATTTATGACCCAAATAAAGCAAAATATAATAGATTAATTAGTGTTCAATTAGCTGATGGTACTCCACTTCAACTAGATAAGAAGTATAAAGTAGCAACCAATAACTTCTTAGCTGTAGGTGGCGATAAGTTCAATACCTTTAAAGAGGTTGAATTTACTAACAGCTATAAAGAAATCAAAGAGATAGTAATTGAATATTTACGTGCTCAAGATACCATCAATCCAAAAGTTGATAACCGAGTAATCAAAAAGAATGAATTAGTTATAGAACCTGCTGCATAA
- a CDS encoding peptidoglycan DD-metalloendopeptidase family protein: MLTKGRLYIAIINFIIILILTSVGVNGEVFVTNQAGIKRVQYNLLILGYDIALTGKIDSQTYKSLVDFQQRNKLRASGEIDIDTFFKLEDFAGYMSHKVVIGDTLKSIARDYDISVGMIKRLNKLTSSKLKLGEELIIPQNGLEELAEYSLNKVITYILKPEDSLDEIAKRFNTTVEVLKRVNDISSSDIREIEALRIPISIVKSQYKAKNLTKDEILNNLIAPTVIRVSSNFGYREHPIKKKRIIHKGVDLAVVTGTKIKAIYKGTVLYSGWIKGYGKTVTIDHGNGIVSLYAHNSKLLVSKEEKVKSGQVITLSGNTGRTTGPHLHFGLYINNEAVDPLRYIK; the protein is encoded by the coding sequence TTGCTAACTAAAGGAAGGCTATATATAGCTATAATTAATTTTATTATAATACTTATTTTAACGAGTGTAGGGGTCAATGGTGAAGTCTTTGTTACTAATCAAGCAGGTATTAAGAGGGTGCAATATAACTTATTGATATTAGGATATGATATTGCATTGACAGGGAAGATTGATTCTCAAACTTACAAATCCTTAGTGGACTTCCAGCAGAGAAATAAGTTGAGGGCATCTGGTGAGATTGATATAGATACTTTTTTTAAATTGGAGGACTTTGCAGGTTACATGAGCCATAAAGTAGTCATAGGTGATACTTTAAAGAGCATAGCTAGAGATTATGATATTAGTGTAGGTATGATTAAAAGATTGAATAAATTAACTTCTTCTAAATTAAAGTTAGGCGAGGAATTGATTATACCTCAAAATGGTTTAGAAGAATTGGCTGAATATAGTTTGAATAAAGTAATAACTTATATTTTAAAACCTGAAGATAGCTTAGATGAGATTGCTAAGAGATTTAATACCACTGTAGAGGTACTTAAGAGGGTTAATGATATAAGCTCTAGTGATATTAGAGAGATAGAAGCTTTGAGAATACCTATCAGTATAGTAAAGTCACAATATAAAGCTAAGAACTTAACCAAAGATGAGATTCTTAATAATTTGATTGCTCCTACAGTAATTAGGGTTTCCTCAAATTTTGGTTATAGAGAACATCCTATTAAGAAAAAGAGAATAATCCATAAAGGAGTCGATTTAGCAGTTGTTACAGGTACTAAGATTAAGGCGATATATAAGGGGACAGTCTTATATTCAGGTTGGATTAAGGGATATGGGAAAACTGTGACTATTGATCATGGCAATGGAATAGTTAGCTTATATGCTCATAACTCTAAACTACTTGTTTCAAAGGAAGAGAAGGTAAAATCAGGACAGGTAATCACACTTTCTGGCAATACAGGCAGGACTACTGGTCCACACTTGCATTTTGGACTTTATATAAATAATGAAGCAGTAGATCCGTTAAGATATATAAAATAA
- a CDS encoding glycoside hydrolase family 18 protein: MQQIISYVMALVLLVISSSSTVAPKDIDKNIVAYFPNWATYSPQYKNFSVGDIPWDKVTIINHAFFKINDDFQLESTDKFVDFEKEFEHSGFWRFDNLKGHFGEYKYYKRRYPDVKVIISIGGWSESDMFHEMALTAENRKKFIDSWIEFLKRYPFIDGLDIDWEYPGVNRDGVAGGPQDKENFTKLLKEVRGAYDSHGMEDKMLTIAIPAGEDKIIGRQEPDKYHQYLDFINLMSYDMHGAWENVTNHHSPIYKSPENWLGKYSQSLNLDDVVKFYIERYNIPAEKLIVGAPFYSRGWKNVDDKNNGLYTMASGGAPSILGNGGENPYWKMKELENVRGYIKYRDKYSRVPYLYNREMSYFYTYEDEISLSERADYVNTNNLGGIVIWEITGDDFEGTLINTIYEKFSSKEVGRKNSIGDFPLTKSLRNQYKK, encoded by the coding sequence ATGCAGCAGATAATATCTTATGTGATGGCTCTAGTTTTATTAGTAATCTCTTCAAGTTCAACTGTTGCTCCAAAAGATATAGATAAGAATATTGTTGCTTATTTTCCCAATTGGGCTACCTATAGTCCTCAGTATAAGAACTTTTCTGTAGGTGATATACCGTGGGATAAGGTAACTATAATCAATCATGCTTTCTTTAAGATAAATGATGATTTTCAGTTAGAATCTACCGATAAGTTTGTCGATTTTGAAAAAGAGTTTGAGCATTCTGGTTTTTGGAGATTTGATAATCTTAAGGGGCATTTTGGAGAGTACAAATACTATAAAAGAAGATATCCAGATGTGAAAGTAATTATCTCTATTGGTGGTTGGTCAGAGAGTGATATGTTTCATGAGATGGCTCTAACAGCAGAGAATAGGAAGAAGTTTATAGATAGTTGGATAGAGTTTCTCAAGAGGTATCCTTTTATAGATGGTTTAGATATTGATTGGGAATATCCAGGTGTTAACAGGGATGGGGTAGCAGGAGGACCTCAAGATAAAGAGAATTTTACAAAATTACTTAAAGAGGTTAGAGGAGCTTATGATAGTCATGGGATGGAGGATAAGATGTTAACTATAGCTATTCCAGCAGGAGAGGATAAGATTATAGGAAGACAAGAGCCTGACAAGTACCATCAATATTTAGATTTTATTAATTTGATGAGTTATGATATGCATGGTGCTTGGGAAAATGTGACAAACCACCATTCTCCAATCTATAAAAGCCCTGAAAACTGGTTAGGGAAGTATTCTCAAAGCTTAAACCTTGATGATGTAGTTAAATTCTATATAGAAAGATATAATATACCAGCTGAGAAATTAATTGTAGGGGCTCCTTTCTATTCAAGGGGGTGGAAGAATGTGGATGATAAGAATAATGGTTTATATACCATGGCTTCTGGAGGAGCACCTAGTATCCTGGGAAATGGAGGAGAAAACCCTTATTGGAAGATGAAAGAGCTAGAGAATGTAAGGGGTTATATTAAGTATCGAGATAAATACTCTAGAGTACCTTACCTGTATAATAGAGAGATGAGTTATTTTTATACCTATGAAGATGAGATTTCTTTGTCAGAGAGAGCTGATTATGTTAACACAAATAATCTAGGTGGCATAGTTATCTGGGAGATTACAGGAGATGATTTCGAGGGGACGCTGATAAATACAATATATGAGAAGTTTAGCAGTAAGGAAGTAGGGAGGAAGAATTCGATTGGCGATTTTCCCCTTACAAAGAGTTTAAGGAATCAGTATAAAAAGTGA
- a CDS encoding muramidase family protein, which translates to MPQNCPNGTLYTIRPGDSVYNLAGRFEITVESIIAANPNIDPANLQVGQQICIPVKDISGPCESGFFYTVVLGDTFFNIARRFNITTEALAAANPGVDPNKLQIGQEICVPAPTPSVRPCEGRFYTVKPGETFVSIAKKFGYTLDVLLVINSGIDPKQLRAGQEICLPPAPTPGAEPVPCPGGSIYIVELGDTFYTIAEKYSVPIEDLKKANPQIKDINKLDAGTPICIPS; encoded by the coding sequence ATGCCCCAAAACTGTCCTAATGGAACTCTATACACTATTCGCCCTGGTGATTCAGTATATAATTTAGCTGGTCGTTTTGAGATAACTGTTGAGTCAATAATAGCTGCTAATCCAAATATTGACCCTGCAAATTTACAAGTAGGTCAACAGATATGTATACCAGTTAAAGATATCTCTGGTCCCTGTGAAAGTGGCTTCTTTTATACAGTCGTTCTAGGGGACACTTTCTTTAATATAGCTCGTCGCTTTAATATCACTACCGAAGCTTTAGCTGCAGCTAATCCAGGTGTTGACCCTAACAAATTACAGATTGGTCAGGAGATATGTGTTCCAGCACCAACACCTTCAGTAAGACCATGTGAAGGTCGCTTTTATACAGTTAAACCAGGTGAGACTTTTGTTAGTATAGCTAAAAAATTTGGTTATACCCTTGATGTTTTACTTGTTATTAACTCTGGAATAGACCCTAAGCAACTTAGAGCAGGACAAGAAATCTGTTTACCACCTGCTCCTACCCCTGGTGCAGAACCTGTACCATGTCCAGGAGGCTCAATTTATATTGTTGAACTAGGAGATACCTTCTATACTATCGCTGAAAAGTATAGTGTACCTATAGAAGACTTGAAGAAGGCTAACCCTCAAATTAAAGACATAAATAAATTAGATGCTGGAACTCCTATCTGTATACCAAGTTAA
- a CDS encoding carbohydrate ABC transporter permease, with protein MKRSKSEFWGFVGPSLFAFALVVIIPLIFGIYYSFTDWDGISSQINFIGLSNYVEVFKDKSFVDAFIFTSKFTIASVITINLIGFSLAILVTRGMKISNLLRTIFFMPNLIGGLILGFIWNFIFTKGFASLGELTGQRWLMGWLSNQETGFWGLVILMAWQMSGYMMVIYIAAIQNIPQELVEASQIDGANAWERTKHIIFPLVRPAFTVSLFLTLSNSFKLFDQNLSLTAGGPANSTQMLALDIYNTAFKFNEMGVAQAKAVIFFLIVGGVTLTQVYFTKKGEVEM; from the coding sequence ATGAAAAGAAGTAAATCAGAGTTTTGGGGGTTTGTCGGACCATCTTTATTTGCCTTTGCATTGGTTGTAATTATTCCATTGATTTTTGGAATATATTATTCTTTTACTGATTGGGATGGCATTAGTTCGCAGATTAATTTTATAGGACTCTCAAACTATGTAGAAGTTTTCAAAGACAAAAGTTTTGTAGATGCTTTTATCTTTACTAGTAAGTTTACTATAGCATCTGTTATAACAATAAATTTAATAGGTTTTTCTTTGGCCATATTAGTTACTAGAGGTATGAAAATTAGTAATTTACTTAGAACAATCTTCTTTATGCCTAACTTAATAGGTGGATTAATCCTTGGCTTTATTTGGAATTTTATCTTTACTAAGGGGTTTGCATCTTTAGGAGAATTAACTGGTCAGAGATGGTTAATGGGATGGCTTTCTAATCAGGAAACAGGATTTTGGGGGCTTGTTATTTTGATGGCATGGCAGATGTCAGGTTATATGATGGTTATTTATATAGCAGCCATTCAAAATATTCCTCAGGAATTAGTTGAAGCTTCTCAAATTGATGGTGCAAATGCTTGGGAAAGAACTAAGCATATTATCTTTCCTCTTGTAAGACCTGCTTTTACTGTAAGTTTATTCTTAACTTTATCTAATTCTTTTAAATTATTTGATCAAAACTTATCATTAACTGCTGGTGGACCTGCTAATTCTACTCAGATGCTTGCTTTAGATATCTATAATACTGCTTTTAAATTTAATGAAATGGGTGTAGCTCAGGCAAAAGCTGTTATCTTCTTCTTAATTGTAGGTGGAGTTACTTTAACTCAAGTTTATTTCACTAAGAAAGGTGAGGTGGAAATGTAA